CGGGTCCCGATGCGGCTCTCCCTGCAGAACCCCCCGCTGCCCGCAGAGCCATGGGGACAAGCGCCGCAGCCGCGCCCCTCTCTCTCCCAGTCTCCCCTGACCCTTTGGGCTGCTCGCAGCCTGAACCCCCCCTCCTCCCCGGACTCCCCTGCCACCTTCAGCCGCCTCCCGCACCGCCTCGCTCACCGATGTTCCCCTCGATGGAAATCTTCCTGAGGCGTTTTTGGAAGCTGGATTCGAGGGAACCGGCGGGGCTCTTGCAGTGCCGCTTGGCGGGGGTAGACATGGCTGTGCCGAGCGGGAACTCGAGGGGTTCCCAGCTGCTCCGGCGCACTTTAAGCGTCCCGCCAGGCGGGTGGGCGGGATGGCCGCTTCCCGCCAATCCTCCCAGAGAAAAGGCGGAGGCGCTGCCCCCTCCCCCGCTCCTGCCCCGCTCCTGCCGCCGCGGTGTTACAAAATGGGCGTTCGGCAAGTGAAATGGAGAAGAGAGCTTTGTGCAGGAAGTGACTGTAGCACGGTTCCACTTAATGATctaatttgcatttctgtaagCGGGTTCGCCATGTTTGATTTACTTATGTAAACTTGAGCAtgtactggggaaaaaaaaaagtcaaaaagcCTCCAGCTGTGGGGGAGGGGTAGTTGTTAGTAATCCGGAACACGTCAAACAAAAAGTTACATGAGAGATGTAGGCTCAGTTTGTTTTGGTTCTGACTGGAGAAGAAATACTCGTGAATGAATGGTGTTCAGCCGGAGACTAAGAGCAGCTTCTGGGCTCCAAATACTTGTGTCAGGGGTCTAGAAGCTTGCTTAACTGTAGGCATGGGTCCTGTATCACCTGCATAGACAAGTTGAAACATGAGCTGGTTATCCAAGGGGAAAGGGGATGGAGGATTCTTAGATGATGAGTTATTCCagtttcctctttcctcctcgGTAATACTGAGATTCAAGGTGATATCTAGCTAGGTCTGGTGTGTTTGGAAGAAATGGGAGGGAATTAACTTTTCCGTACTTTTATGATAATTATGACCCATTGTCTCTTCTTTCCCCATCTCCTCCAAACACACCAGGCTTCAGTGACCGAAGCGAGCAGATTGTTTCACGTGGGGTAGCGTCAGCCTTTGAAGCTGGTAAGTGCTAGTTCCCACACGCGGTGTGTGCAGCCAGAGCGCTCCGGTGTCCGCACCACGCGGGAGCCGCGacgggccggggcgggggcgcGCGGGGCACGCGCAGTGCGGCGAGCGGCGCCCCGGgcgcgcggggccggggctTTGTTCGGCGGGCAGCGCGTGCGCACAGGCGGCGCGCGGGGTCTtgggggcggggccgggctgcACCGGGGCACATGCGCGCCCCGCACCCGCCCGGGCCACGCCGCTGCCGGTACCGTGCTCGGCGCAGGGCTCGCGGTGCTCAGTACCCGCTCGCCACACGCTGCTTTCTGCGAACCGGCCGCGGGCGCTGCGCCATTGCCGCGGGCCCGCCAGGGCGGCGTCTGGGACCGCGCTCTTTGTGCGGAGGAAAGCCCGGCCCAGCGGAAGCGGGAGCATCCGCCGCCATTTCCTAGCGCGCTCTCGCTACAGGCTCGCCTGCTCGCTGCCGCCTGACCGGGACTAGGCGCTCTCCGGACAGCGGATCAGGCTCGGAGCCCTAGAACCAGCGCGGAGCCCCACCATGTGTGCGTGCGGGGAAGGGGCAGGGCGCGGGCCGGGGGCGGGAGCGGCGCCGTGTGTGTGAGGCGGCAGCGCCTAAGGCAGAGGAGGATCAGGGAGGGCCGGCCGGGGCACAGGCCAGGGGGGCCGCCGGGCGCTCTGAGGGGGTGCGGGTGGCGGCCGTGCTGAGCAGTATCTCAAAGGACCCGTTCTGGTCTTTCCAGCAACCACAgaagcagagacagagcagagccTCACCCCCAATGTGATGCTCAACACAGAGAGCAGTGAGGGATATGTGGTGAAAGTCCGGGGGCTGCCTTGGTCCTGCTCCACTGAGGAGGTGCAGAGGTTCTTCTCCGGTAagtggggctgtggggggagTAAGAGGtgtgggagaggggctgggcgCTGCTACCAGTTCTGGATCCCTCCCAGGGATGCTTGGCAGTGGGAATACTGTAGTGAGCAGGAGGCATTCAGTAGCCAGCGTGGTTTGTAGTGCAACAAGTGCTTCAGCCAGAACCTGGTATGCACAGCCATGTTCACGCAGCACAGAGGAGCTTAGTGTCTGAATTGCTGGGATAGCCGCAACTGCCTTTGCTGCTTGAGTAACTAGGAGAGagagggttttattttaaaaaatgttcaacCTGAAGGAAGAATTTTGAAGCTAAATCAGTTTACTTCTTGTGTTGTCCCAATAGACTCTTGTTAAGTGTGTATCCTTCCCCAAATTCTCAGCATTCTGCAGTAATAAATATTGGCGATAAATATATGCTTTCTGCAGTGACTAGAGCTTTTAAAACTGCTTCAGGAATTTGCTGTATTGGACTCTGTTCTGATTTACTTTATTGCACTTAACACtgattgttattattatttatttcacactAATAAGAAAGTTAAGATCAAAATCAGATAGTATGTTCAACTTGAGGCagaaaagctttggaaatgGGTAATTTGTATTTGCTTAATACTGATCTGTAGGCTAACTGCAGTTAGCATCTTGGTTAATTAGTCATTTTTAAGTTATAACAAGAATGCTGctgattttgttgttgtggtgTAATTGGTACTCagtacatttttttgttttagctcTCTGAAACTTCCAAAGTAACACTGTTCCTGTAATAATGTAATTCTGCCTTCctgtttaattttcagattgCAAAATTCTGAACGGGGCTTTGGGTATCCGTTTCATCTATACCAGGGAGGGCAGACCAAGTGGAGAAGCATTTGCTGAACTTGAGTCAGAGGAAGATGTGAAATTGGCCCtgaaaaaagacagagaaacaaTGGGACACAGATATGTTGAAGGTTTGACTTAGTTGGTCTAGTAACTGACTACATTGTGTTTGTGCTTGATGGGTTTTTGGtaaattgcttttcttgtctctttaaaatgcatgtgaaaGGACAGATGGACTTGCATATCATAAGTTGACTAATTTCAAGGCAAATGACTTTAAAAACTCTTCCCTACTCCAGAATGCATTAATTCTAAGTGCCTTTTACAGTTTTCAAGTCAAACAACGTTGAAATGGATTGGGTTCTGAAGCATACTGGTCCCAACAGCCCTGATACAGCTAATGATGGTTTTGTACGTCTTAGAGGACTCCCATTTGGCTGTAGTAAAGAAGAAATTGTACAGTTTTTTTCAGGTATGTGGGATAAAAGTAGTAGCTGTAGCACTATTGGTTTAtgctaaaaaaccccaccaaaccaaaaaacatgGATTGCCCAGTAGTACTGCCCAACAGTATTATCATGGgtattaaaagtaaataaaccaATTCTTCACTAGTTTTCTGGGCATGACAAATCCTTTGGATTACTTCCTAAAGTACTTGATAACTAAATAATTTAGGGAAAGCCAAAAAGTTGCTCAAATTTATACTTGGTGGGACCTGCTGTTTCAATTAAGGATTATAGAAAAGTGTCTTGCTTTccaaataaatctgaatatttCATGTGGGAGGATATTTCTACCCCTAGCCTTGGCTGATTTGCCCTGGTCAGTGAAGGGTGTAGAGCACCCTCAACACTGGGctctgtgtgaggagcaggTTCTCAGTAAGGGCCCATGACCTCTTCCCTACATAGAACTagtattgaaaaaaattcagagaaaaccTGCTGAACTCTACCCAAGTACAGATTAGCCCCTTTCTCTTCctatggggaaaaaacccccaccagACCCCTGAAATTGCCTAGCTCAGAGTTTTTATGGATGAAGAGATAATGTCTTGTTTTGactaatttttacttttttgcagctgttttatGTTTTACAAACTGGAATTAGACTATTAAAATGTCTAAGAATGGAATCTGTTGATTGTTTAGGATTTCActtgttattttcaaaatactagATTTCTAAATGTTTTGCTATAACAAGATATGATAGAGCTtactgttttgctttaaaatacagtagAAACATTTCCAGTTTTACAGTctcagaagttgtttttttgttttctgaattggTGATATGAACAAGAGCAATTTCTAAGTATGtgcattttaaactgtttttttcttacatggTGAAGTAATTCAAGCTTTATAAGTTGTTTATGTGCTTATTATACAAAATGTGTCTCTTCTGTTCAGGaactaatatttaaaaatggcttcatgatttttttcttaattaagcACTCCTAAAGAttaagaaaacccaacaaaacaatgCTGAAACTTAATGTTTGCATAAGACTAATTATTTTATCTAAGTGACCTCTAGTAAAATTACTTGTTCTATATAAAACTGTTTAACTTGCTATGTTTGAATTTTAAGTTCTCTTAAAAAGTTCCTCTTAAATACTTTCACAGAATTGACGAGGTTTGTAATAATGTGTGAAGTTCTTAACGCACCCTGCATTAGATGCCTTCTCTGAGGGGCTGTCCCTGACCCTCAGAGcatttctgagctctgcagggtggGTTAAGAACCTGAACTGAATGGTATGTGATCATGGAGCTCTTTGTTGACGTGCCttttttattctggtgttctaGAATCAACATACCATTTGCTTAAAAGTGTTTAAATTCTGGTGTTTTTAAAGCTATAAGAAAAAACTCATGACTGGGCTTGTGATGTTAATATTGCCCCCCTACTGGGGTTATTTGTCCTTGGGTTGAAGGGTTGGAAATCGTGCCAAATGGGATAACATTGCCGGTGGACTTCCAGGGGAGGAGTACGGGGGAGGCCTTCGTGCAGTTTGCTTCACAGGAAATAGCTGAAAAGGCTCTAAAGAAACACAAGGAAAGAATAGGGCACAGGTGGGGATGGATGGTTGGTTGGCTCTGTCACTTTTCTTATGGTAAACAATTAAATCCATATTctctcttctgaaaatgttaGCACCCCAATCAAAACAGTGTTTTGGTCTCTAACTTGGTGATGAGTAAAGATATTGATTGCTATAGTGTGTGTGGCACAGACTATTAAATCTACCCAAAAAATACAGGACAAAATTGAGATAAACTAAAACATGCTTTGGAAAATGAGTAATAATAGGCATTCAAAACTACAGTTTGGAAATGACAAAGTTGAGAGACTATGGCTTTAACTTCTCAAATAGCACCAATTCTGCCTTTAGCTCTAAAGACATGCACAGTATTCTTACTACCATAAGAAAATGTGATACTTTCTAAACTTGTTTTATAAGTTGAAATGTAACAAAATTACTTACTTGTATTAATCTTCAATGTAATAAGCATAGCTTTCAAGAAATTGTCACAAAGGGTTTTTATTCAATTTTACTTGTGACTATTTTTCATTGAAGCATGCACCTTATGCCTACGCTGAATTACTGAAGCATAGGCTGGGTTCAGTAGTACATGCAGAGCTATCTGTGGCATCCTGGTGGGTTAAACTCTCGGTGGAGATCGGGTTTTTAACCCTCTGTTTCCGTTGCCTTGAGCAACCGTGCTGAGTTGAGTGGACATCAGTCCCTCCTACATTGTTTGACTAACTTTTTAAACTGGGGGGAGGTGGGTGGGGAATCAGTATTGCTCCCCCACCCTTAAGGTTGGGATACTGCAAAGTATGTGGAGCACAAACCcttcagtaattttaatttcttgaaaatacaCTGATTTAAATGTAATGTAGTGCTAATAATAGTCATTGCCTACATAACGTTAAGAAACCTGGCTTAAAATTACTGCCAGTGTCAAGGCTATGACTAAATGGCTTGTTGTAAATGTGAACTTGTGAGGTGTTTGTGGAAGGAATCAAAGACTGACTTCTCCCTGTGCAAACACTTGTAGGTACATTGAGATCTTCAAGAGTAGTCGAGCAGAGGTGCGCACTCACTATGACCCTCCCCGCAAGCTGTTGGCCATGCAGAGACCTGGTCCGTACGACAGGCCTGGCCTGACGCGCGGATACAACAGTCTGGGTAGAGGAAGTAGCTTGGAGAGAATGAGGCGTGGAGCCTACGGAGGAGGTAAGTGCACGGaggcccagggagctgctcGTTTGAAAAGCAGCAACTCTTGGACCTGTTAGTGTCTCCCCAGCTGTATATGTGTCCTTGGCCTTAATTCTTGTAgaagaaatgaaatgctgtagaagaaatgaaatgttgTAGTGGTCATTGTTTGCAGTGTGTACTGTGTATTTGGATCTTTCTGTAGTCAAAATGAAAGTTTATTTGGATCTTTGTGTAGTTGAAATGAACATGTCCAATCTATTTCTAGGTTATGGAGGTTATGATGACTACAATGGGTATAATGATGGCTATGGGTTTGGTTCTGATAGATTTGGAAGAGGTAAGGATCTCTAATAGGAACAGTAACTGAACTTACGACATGTCccaaaagaaactaaaatacaTCTGAAAGACCTAGAATGGACTCTTTTCTCCGCAGGGATGTCGGACCACAGGTACGGCGACGGATCGTCCACCTTCCAGAGCACGACCGGCCACTGCGTCCACATGCGAGGTCTGCCCTACAGAGCCACAGAGAATGACATCTACAACGTGAGTGCCTCATGCTGCTCCCCAGTGCATGGCCTTGGGTCCCAGGGGCTTTGTGGGACATGccagctgcactgcagctggagTGTTCCTCTGGAGAAAATGGCTTGTTGTAAACCCAAACTGTTGCATTGGTGCGTTTTAATCTGTGTGACTGTTCCATGTGTAGTTCTTCTCACCTCTGAACCCTGTAAGAGTACACATTGAAATCGGACCAGATGGCAGGGTAACCGGAGAGGCAGATGTTGAATTTGCTACTCACGAGGACGCAGTGGCCGCTATGTCCAAAGACAAAGCGAATATGCGTAAGTCCGACCGCTCAGGAGCAGTGGCTTTAGGGAGCTGACAGCACTGCACAGTGCATCTGCTGCAACTGGAATGCCGAAGGTTTCAGTGCAGTCTCACTTGCAGTGAGACAAGCTGTACAGGTTTGGTGTGAAATGCTCTCATGGGAAAACTTTCTTCTTCCAGAACACAGATATGTAGAGCTCTTCCTGAATTCTACAGCAGGAGGAACTGGTGGTGCCTATGGTAGTCAGATGATGGGAGCAATGGGTATGTAACAGTCTAACTGCACTTCCAAACAAGTGCTTGCTGTGGAAGCTGGCTTATTTTATACAGCTCCTGCTTATTGTGTGCCTGGcatcaaaactgaaattcaacATTCTGTCTTAATCACACAGTCAAGGAGTCGGAAGGGGTAGTCCAAGATTGGAATACTAGCACATTGCCAGGTACATAAACCTTTTGAGAATACATTTGAGCTTTAGTAGGTTGAATAAACTTGTGGTGCTGAGTGTGGTATGCTTGGTGGAATGAGTGGCTTCTTTGGGAGTGTGGTAGTGCAAAATCTGGGAGATGCctatcctttttattttccttccccttccctaTTTGGAATACCAGAACATAGTTCGGTGATGGAGGATGTATCTGGCATGTGACCCTGCCATTCAAGCCGAGTCTTGGTGGTGGTGAGAGAGAGATACTTGGAATTGGGAGAAATTGTCTGAATTGCTCTTGCAAACCCcagaattcttaaaaaaatctaaaatgtgTGTTTGTAGCACAAGTCTTAAATGCCTGTTGCTGTTGTGCCTCTAAGACAGATACCCTCCTGACACCCAGCTGGGCTGGTTTCGGAGATGAAGGTGGGGTTGGTTTCTGTGGGAGCTCCTTTCTTGGAGGTGctggggggggtgggggtgtgTGGATACACTATTACTTTTATAATATTTGGTTACAAAATGTTTGTAGTTTAATGCTGATACTGAAACTACAGAAAGTAGTATAGGCAAGTGATGAGGTGAAGAGGTGTTTGATTAAACAGAGGTATCTGTGTCTgagccacagcactgctgtgatgTGAGGCACAACCACTCTGGAGCAGGAATAAGTTTGTCAGGGCCATATGCACATGACTGACTCCAGTTAAtgagctgctgtgcttctgAAAGGACAGCACTCCTGTGTAAGGTCCTTTAAAGCTAAGTTAAAGTCTTTTGGGGTGTGTTACAGTACAGATCAATCCTGTTTAGTATAGTCCACAGAAATTGTAAAAGTAACTTCTAAAGTTCTTGTTGCTGCTTGATTGCAGGGATGTCTTTAGAAACCCCATCACTTTCCTTGAGCATGTTAAACTTCCCTTGGTGTGAGCAAGGTAGTGCCAGAGTGCAGGGGCTGTTGGTTGGGTGAGGGCTGGGGTTGATGATGAGTAGATCTTGACCGGCAAGTTCTTAATGTTTTTACCCTTAACTTAAAGGGAGCCAATCCAGTTACGGTGCTCCAGGCAACCAGCAGCTGAGTGGGGGTTATGGCGGAGGATATGGAGGTCAAAGCAGCATGAGTGGCTATGGTaagagcatttctttttttgtttccattgaGCCAGGTGCAGCTGGCTTAACATACCCTTCACTGGTGTTGAAGGGTTGTGTTCTAACCTGGGCAGCACAGGCTCTGAAAGTTAAAAATGTGGCTTCTGTGACTTGGGgaattgggggggggggggaaatcaATTTAAAGCTCCAATGGGGATCTGAGGGGGGGAAATGTGGAAAACTATTCTTAAAGGGGCAGGAAATGCCAGTCTCAGACTTGCATTGCTCTGATCACATCTTTTCTTAATCCAAAAGCTGGAGACCAGCTTTGTTTAACCACCACAGTACAAATGGGGGAGGGGGTCATGGGAGGCTGGGTCCTCCCTATTCCCCCAGAGCAGTGGTAAAGCTCTGGCTTGGGAACGGGGTGATGCAGAGCTCGTGCTGTCGTTGAACATCCGATAACTGACTTTGGGTACGGAGCTGTAAACTGACACTTTGCAGCGTTGGGCACGGTAGACGGTATTTACGAGGTGGCCCAGCAAGGACAGGCGTTGGGGCAAGGATGCTTCGAGTCGGCCTGAGGCAGCTGTGAACCTGCTGTCGGTTTCCCCCTCAGACCCCGGGAGCCAGGGCGCCATGAACAGCAGCTACTACAGCAGTGGGAACCGCGCATCCATGGGAGTGAACGGCATGGGCGGCATGTCCAACATGTCCAACATGAGTGGTGGCTGGGGAATGTAACCAATCGCTGACTTTTGGTcacatcttttttaaaaaacaaaaaaacaaaaaactaagtTTAACAGTTTTGCAATACGAGCTTGTGATTTATGCTTTACTGTAAGTGAATTCAGGATTGTTTTAAAACCTTTCAGGTTCAGTATTTTTGAACATACAGAAATGAACATTCATCTAGGATGTAATAACCAAGTAAAGACTATAACTGTTAAACAATTTGGAGCGTTTCTCAAATTAGTTTTGTTGTAGGAGTGTATTTAAGCAGTAAGCGTATTTAGGTTAAAGCTGTTTGAATTATGTTAAATGTTGCTCTTATACCATATTACATCCAACACTGTTTTGAATACATGTTGAAAGAGACATGCTTTTTTGTAAAGAACCAATATAGGAGCTGTGTCTGAAAATCAAAGTGAACATTTGGCATGTTAGTTctagtttatttcttttaatatcctGTAAGGCAtgttaaagctttttttttttttaagttaatgGGGGAAACATGTTGAGACGCAATACGGCTACTTTAGGATTTTGGTCTTGGTGTTCGTATAAAATTCTGAGGCCTTGATTTAATCTTTCATTGTATTGTGATTTCCTTTTTAGGTGTATTGCGCTAAGTGAAACTTGTtaaataaatcttccttttaaaaactggaACTCACTCCTTCTTGACCTCCAGCTTCTTGTAACCACACTCTCAGCCATGTCCTGTGTGACTGTTGTGCTctggcccagcagctgctgagcactgaCCCCTCCCAGAGCACTGACCCAGAGAGTGTTAACAGTGACACGGGGGAACCACCCCCGCTGCTGGGGGTGCCCAGGGGGCCTTGGTTCAAAGCGCTGCATGGCTGTGCCATGAGCAGGGGGGGTCTGGGCGTTAAAACTCTGGGGTGGTGAGAGGTGATCTGTACTTTCCTGTAGGTATCAGTGGACTCAGCAGCTTACTGCAACCGTGTTTCAATAAATGCAACTTGACAAATATCCTGCTTAAAGATGTGGTTTTGTAAGCAACATAGTTACAGCTTTTTGAGCACTGCACCTTCCCCTGAAATGACAGGGAACTTGTTTCTGTGCAGTGGCCATAGTATTTTGTTTGCCCTTTGTAGTAAACTGTTTGTTCTGAAGTGTTAAGAACCTGAGGTGCCTGTCTACCCTCCTGTTCTGTAGCAGAGGAGGTGTAAGGGTGGAATTCTGAGCACGGGGTACTGCAGCCATGGCTGGCTGCCATGAAAACaacctgctgccagcccagctcagtgggctcctggccctgctctgcctctgttgGAGCTGGGTCAGAGTGGGGATCACCCCAGGTTTGCACTGTTTCACACGGAGCCTCTGGAAGAAGCTCACTTGGTcaaagagctgctctggaacCTGGGACACTCACGGGTACtgtgggggctgctggggcCAGGGCTGCCTTCAccgtgctgctgctgtggtgccaGCCCCGTGCTCTGGCACAGGAACACAAAACTGTTTTGGGATCCCTGGTGCAGCAGAACCCAGGCCTGGCAGAACAGGGACCTGGTGCCCCTGGgtctggggcagcagctgctcccctctGTCCCAGGGGTGGACACAGTGAACTGGAGTCActgccattttctttttggaaaaggGCAAAAGcagttccagctgcagggcagtggCTTCATCTGGTACCTTCCAAGAATACCACAGCGTTGGTCAGGCATCCCAGACACGTTCTGGTACCTTTAACTTAAACCTTGGATATGCCTGGCTGGACGAGAACATTCTCTTCTAGGATCTGTGACTGATAGGTGTTAAAAATTAGAACTTGCTTTCAGTTTTTGCAAAAGACTTTATTGTGTAACTACTGCACTGTGGTCACAGCGACTTCCAGAACAAGTATAATGTGCAGCTTTTGACTCCGCAGTGAACTGAAGGCACATTCATTGACACTCTACTTATAAAGCTTTCTATAGACAATTCATAAATTGACCTTTTCCTCTCTGGCTGACTAGAGCAAATACAAAACTGTACATGAGACAGGGGAGCACACAGGAGCACCTACAGTGAAGGTAAAGAAATTAAGTTCATGTACAGAGAGACAATGATATCTACAGGGATCAAATAAATGTAGAAATACCATATAcaaattttaatacaaatacctataaaaatcagaaaaatgaatCTTAGTTTCAAATAGAACTCTTGGGGAAATTACAGTTGATATaagctttttaattatttcagttggAGAAGCATTAGCTTGCACAATCCCTACAAATTAATTTACACTGCTCTTACAGTGGAAATTGTTAGACCAGCCAGTCCAGTCTGCTGCACAGAAGACACCTGcaattcagaattaaaaaaataatggctACTTTCCAATGTTAAAGTGGCTCAGTCAAGGGCAGGAGAGCCTTAGGAGGAGTTAGAGGAGCACTGCTGGAGAAGTAATGTGTGACAATTATCACAGACACGGACGGGTTTCGGGTACGATGGCAGCGCGAGTTCATTACTGGAACAACTGTTGCAGAAGATGTCCCCGCAGTTTCTGCAGTGGTGCTACAAAAACAGAGTCAGAATGAGCACAGCTGCCTAAAAAACGGCATCCGGAAGAAAGAAGTCAGGCCTTGGGAACTGTGTCCGAGTCCACTTCCAATAagcccagccctcccagcagcacttcCTTCTGCGCAGGGCCGAGTGCAGGGCGCGATCCCTCCGCGACCGGGAGCTGCACCCGCCGCGGCTCGggggcagccaggagcaggagcgGGGCCGGAGCGGGCGGGCCTGGCCGCGGAGGGAGGGCGGCGTCCCCGGGACAGCCTGCGCTGGGATGGGCTGCGCTGGCCCGCCCCGCCCGGCTCCCCGCACCGCGGGCCGGGCACCGAgcagtgcctgctctgctgggaaatgAGCCTGAACGCAGCCACAGCGGCTCTCCACCGACAGCACCGAAACAGGGGGCTGTATTACTTTTTGGGTCGCAAGTGCCAAACTATTTCCTATGTATTTATCATGCCAACAAGATTCAGA
The Parus major isolate Abel chromosome 13, Parus_major1.1, whole genome shotgun sequence DNA segment above includes these coding regions:
- the HNRNPH1 gene encoding heterogeneous nuclear ribonucleoprotein H isoform X3 — translated: MSTTEAETEQSLTPNVMLNTESSEGYVVKVRGLPWSCSTEEVQRFFSDCKILNGALGIRFIYTREGRPSGEAFAELESEEDVKLALKKDRETMGHRYVEVFKSNNVEMDWVLKHTGPNSPDTANDGFVRLRGLPFGCSKEEIVQFFSGLEIVPNGITLPVDFQGRSTGEAFVQFASQEIAEKALKKHKERIGHRYIEIFKSSRAEVRTHYDPPRKLLAMQRPGPYDRPGLTRGYNSLGRGSSLERMRRGAYGGGYGGYDDYNGYNDGYGFGSDRFGREWTLFSAGMSDHRYGDGSSTFQSTTGHCVHMRGLPYRATENDIYNFFSPLNPVRVHIEIGPDGRVTGEADVEFATHEDAVAAMSKDKANMQHRYVELFLNSTAGGTGGAYGSQMMGAMVKESEGVVQDWNTSTLPAQVLNACCCCASKTDTLLTPSWAGFGDEGMSLETPSLSLSMLNFPWCEQGSQSSYGAPGNQQLSGGYGGGYGGQSSMSGYAGDQLCLTTTVQMGEGVMGGWVLPIPPEQW
- the HNRNPH1 gene encoding heterogeneous nuclear ribonucleoprotein H isoform X6, whose amino-acid sequence is MLNTESSEGYVVKVRGLPWSCSTEEVQRFFSDCKILNGALGIRFIYTREGRPSGEAFAELESEEDVKLALKKDRETMGHRYVEVFKSNNVEMDWVLKHTGPNSPDTANDGFVRLRGLPFGCSKEEIVQFFSGLEIVPNGITLPVDFQGRSTGEAFVQFASQEIAEKALKKHKERIGHRYIEIFKSSRAEVRTHYDPPRKLLAMQRPGPYDRPGLTRGYNSLGRGSSLERMRRGAYGGGYGGYDDYNGYNDGYGFGSDRFGREWTLFSAGMSDHRYGDGSSTFQSTTGHCVHMRGLPYRATENDIYNFFSPLNPVRVHIEIGPDGRVTGEADVEFATHEDAVAAMSKDKANMQHRYVELFLNSTAGGTGGAYGSQMMGAMVKESEGVVQDWNTSTLPAQVLNACCCCASKTDTLLTPSWAGFGDEGMSLETPSLSLSMLNFPWCEQGSQSSYGAPGNQQLSGGYGGGYGGQSSMSGYDPGSQGAMNSSYYSSGNRASMGVNGMGGMSNMSNMSGGWGM
- the HNRNPH1 gene encoding heterogeneous nuclear ribonucleoprotein H isoform X26; this translates as MLNTESSEGYVVKVRGLPWSCSTEEVQRFFSDCKILNGALGIRFIYTREGRPSGEAFAELESEEDVKLALKKDRETMGHRYVEVFKSNNVEMDWVLKHTGPNSPDTANDGFVRLRGLPFGCSKEEIVQFFSGLEIVPNGITLPVDFQGRSTGEAFVQFASQEIAEKALKKHKERIGHRYIEIFKSSRAEVRTHYDPPRKLLAMQRPGPYDRPGLTRGYNSLGRGSSLERMRRGAYGGGYGGYDDYNGYNDGYGFGSDRFGREWTLFSAGMSDHRYGDGSSTFQSTTGHCVHMRGLPYRATENDIYNFFSPLNPVRVHIEIGPDGRVTGEADVEFATHEDAVAAMSKDKANMQHRYVELFLNSTAGGTGGAYGSQMMGAMVKESEGVVQDWNTSTLPAQVLNACCCCASKTDTLLTPSWAGFGDEGSQSSYGAPGNQQLSGGYGGGYGGQSSMSGYDPGSQGAMNSSYYSSGNRASMGVNGMGGMSNMSNMSGGWGM
- the HNRNPH1 gene encoding heterogeneous nuclear ribonucleoprotein H isoform X7, with amino-acid sequence MSTTEAETEQSLTPNVMLNTESSEGYVVKVRGLPWSCSTEEVQRFFSDCKILNGALGIRFIYTREGRPSGEAFAELESEEDVKLALKKDRETMGHRYVEVFKSNNVEMDWVLKHTGPNSPDTANDGFVRLRGLPFGCSKEEIVQFFSGLEIVPNGITLPVDFQGRSTGEAFVQFASQEIAEKALKKHKERIGHRYIEIFKSSRAEVRTHYDPPRKLLAMQRPGPYDRPGLTRGYNSLGRGSSLERMRRGAYGGGYGGYDDYNGYNDGYGFGSDRFGREWTLFSAGMSDHRYGDGSSTFQSTTGHCVHMRGLPYRATENDIYNFFSPLNPVRVHIEIGPDGRVTGEADVEFATHEDAVAAMSKDKANMQHRYVELFLNSTAGGTGGAYGSQMMGAMAQVLNACCCCASKTDTLLTPSWAGFGDEGMSLETPSLSLSMLNFPWCEQGSQSSYGAPGNQQLSGGYGGGYGGQSSMSGYDPGSQGAMNSSYYSSGNRASMGVNGMGGMSNMSNMSGGWGM
- the HNRNPH1 gene encoding heterogeneous nuclear ribonucleoprotein H isoform X12; its protein translation is MSTTEAETEQSLTPNVMLNTESSEGYVVKVRGLPWSCSTEEVQRFFSDCKILNGALGIRFIYTREGRPSGEAFAELESEEDVKLALKKDRETMGHRYVEVFKSNNVEMDWVLKHTGPNSPDTANDGFVRLRGLPFGCSKEEIVQFFSGLEIVPNGITLPVDFQGRSTGEAFVQFASQEIAEKALKKHKERIGHRYIEIFKSSRAEVRTHYDPPRKLLAMQRPGPYDRPGLTRGYNSLGRGSSLERMRRGAYGGGYGGYDDYNGYNDGYGFGSDRFGREWTLFSAGMSDHRYGDGSSTFQSTTGHCVHMRGLPYRATENDIYNFFSPLNPVRVHIEIGPDGRVTGEADVEFATHEDAVAAMSKDKANMQHRYVELFLNSTAGGTGGAYGSQMMGAMVKESEGVVQDWNTSTLPDTLLTPSWAGFGDEGSQSSYGAPGNQQLSGGYGGGYGGQSSMSGYDPGSQGAMNSSYYSSGNRASMGVNGMGGMSNMSNMSGGWGM
- the HNRNPH1 gene encoding heterogeneous nuclear ribonucleoprotein H isoform X11, translated to MSTTEAETEQSLTPNVMLNTESSEGYVVKVRGLPWSCSTEEVQRFFSDCKILNGALGIRFIYTREGRPSGEAFAELESEEDVKLALKKDRETMGHRYVEVFKSNNVEMDWVLKHTGPNSPDTANDGFVRLRGLPFGCSKEEIVQFFSGLEIVPNGITLPVDFQGRSTGEAFVQFASQEIAEKALKKHKERIGHRYIEIFKSSRAEVRTHYDPPRKLLAMQRPGPYDRPGLTRGYNSLGRGSSLERMRRGAYGGGYGGYDDYNGYNDGYGFGSDRFGREWTLFSAGMSDHRYGDGSSTFQSTTGHCVHMRGLPYRATENDIYNFFSPLNPVRVHIEIGPDGRVTGEADVEFATHEDAVAAMSKDKANMQHRYVELFLNSTAGGTGGAYGSQMMGAMVKESEGVVQDWNTSTLPAQVLNACCCCASKTDTLLTPSWAGFGDEGSQSSYGAPGNQQLSGGYGGGYGGQSSMSGYAGDQLCLTTTVQMGEGVMGGWVLPIPPEQW